CTCTGGGATGAGTACGTTTACAAAGTTATTTGGAGGCAAGCTACTAACGAGCTTTTCAGAGAAATTTGGGGTACCTCTGGGTGACCAGGGCACTACCACTAGTCTCGCATGGGAGTACTTTACTCTTGCGGCGTTGAGCACCAGTGATACCAATTTCCTCAGCAATTCCTCACTGACTCCACTCAAAAGCTTGGCTGCGATGATGCAAGGTGATAGCGAAGTCATTGCTCCAGCTGATGTGTATGATGTTATTACCGGACAGGCTATTCAAGGGTATAGCCTACGGGGAAATATTGGAGGTTCTTATGCGCTCCTGGCTCTCAAGTAGGTGTCACAAGGCTGCCTTGCTATGCAGATGCTTAATAATGAGTCATAAACGCTGCAGTGTTCCCACCAAGTCGATCACTCAGGTTCCAGCTTCTCCATCACCAACAATGGCTCCTCCTTCTGGTAATTCCTCGAATTCAGGCTTTGCTATTAGAGGTGTGTTTTGTATGCTATAAGATAAATCTGGGTTATGCGTAACTCACTCACTCTAAAATCCAGAAAATGTGACCAGGGGATTCGTATTGTTTTATCTGACTGCTTCAATACCATGTATATTACTTTTCTTGCTATTTTGATGTTATAGTCAGtcttttgttttattttgcAATTTTAGATCCTTGGCTTTGCCGCCACTGCTCTGTTACTAAAGCTACGTGCCTCTCATGCGGACCGTTTATATCGACTTAGATTACATATAGGATAACATTATCCTCTTTCTCGTAATCCGAGTTGATAGAACACATACTTCCTTGATCGTTAGTTTGGTCTGGGGTGGTGCAATTTAATTGATTCTCTACTGCACCTGCGACTGGTTGCGACTAATCCTGACGCATTCATTTCAGACACAAGCGAGTAGCTGCAAAATCCATCGGGTAGCTGTAGAGTTCCGGAGAGTCTTTGTGCTGATTGAGCTCTCTGGCGTTCTCGGGCAGGTGTGTCTCTTTTGAAGGCAAGTGATCTACGTTCAGGGTACGACCTTATGCCAAGATAACTTAAATGGAAGCAGCATCAATTGCTGGTGTTGCTTGGCTGTGTCAAAGTTTGTGCACTGTACTGGCGCTCGTATGTTGCATTTTTTTATAAGCCACTGCACCAAGATCTTACTACTCTGGATTCCTTTTATCTTTCAAATGCCTTCGCCGTGGCGATCTTTAAGCTCCGCCTTTACATCGCTATTGCTGGGGTCCAGCCTGCTCGAAGCACCTGCTCGAGCCCAGAGCACAGCGAATGTGACTTGGGTAGCACAACCCTACGTTTTACCTTCCAGCCCCTTGCTCGTTAAATCGCCGCATGTATCTGCTTGGGCTCAAGGGGCCAATGAGATTGCTGGACAATGGCCCAAATTTGCAACTGGTGGATTTCATTCCCCTTTCACTCCCCTTACAAAACCTATTCATAGACTCTTGGTTCGATTTGTTACGTCAAAGTCGATAATACGACATACACATTATGGGGTAATCCCAGCACCAGAGTAAATGCTATCGCACGGCAAACCTATTTCCAAGTAAGGCAAAGAGAACCACGTGATTTCGGCTTATTGACAACTCGAATGTGCTCAAGAACATCCCTACTAAACCAACTATAGCTTTTACTGCTGGTCCGACAAACATAATACTGGGCTTGTATCACCCATTAGACGTAATTATTGATCGGTGTATGATTGCAGTACACGTCGTTGTCGAAATCCAACTTATATAACGTTAACTTGCCTCTCAGTATACGGACCTCACCCGATTATCACATCCATTCTCTTACATCGATATTTCCGCTTACACAAATGAAGCAGATCAAAATCAGCATAGTGTTTCTGTAATTCAGCAGTGTGGTTTTCTGAGAAACTTTTGGCACTGACGCCCCAATAATAACGCTAGGTATACCTAGATGTCAGTGGAGGTAAGAGCTCTCTGGATTGGTCGTAGCTTTGCTGCGATCCGTTGACGCATAAATATAGATTGGGTTACAGGGAACAGGGAACAGGTGGTAAAATGGTCGACGGCGACAGAAAACAATACGATAATTCATAATATGATTCTTCAAAATTCAGCTGTCCATACAGAATTCCGCCAAAGAGCTCAGTGGGGTGCACTTTATCTCGCTTGAAATCAAGTAGGTGTCGAGATGGATCCTATACATTTTATTGGTTTCGATAAGCTGAACCTTGACCTGGCAACATAGACCCAGCAAGATGGCACTCTGAGTGGTGGGACAACTTGGCAAACCGGTCAAGACATTGTTGTCAGAGGCCAGTTCCTGTCGACCGGCAAGTTGGGCAACACACAAGATACCAACTTCCGGAAAGTAACGGATAATTGGCCCATCATGGCCATCGCTCAGGATTGGGGAAGCATTGGTTCGGTACGGAGAAGAGCAACGTTTGTTCCGGGACATTCAAGAAACCCAGCAGTATAATTTCAAACGCCCACATCACCAGAGGACAGGGGTCTATATTACACCCTTGAATTCTCGACTGAACATGATGCTGTAAGCCCATATTTCACCAGCCATAGTCGCCTTCTTACCGATGAGCTTAGTTGAGATTTGTACTTGATGATTGGGTACCCGGCGTCAAAGCGTCCGCGAGCTTAGCTGCTAAAGTTATGACAAAGGGGGCGAAATATCTCCAGATTACATGGGTGTCATATCAGCAAGCACGTTGCAAGCGTTCGCCAGTATGGAGCTCACAATTCCGGACGGTACCAAAAGTATACAGGACTCGGACATCAAGCTTTTTATTAAAGACATGGCCACCGAGGAAGACGGCACAAGCAGTAAGCCCATGGTTTGATTAATCTCATTGAAATACTAATAGTTAACTCTGACGAAAGTGCCTGGAGTCTTCTCATCCGTTAATTCGTTATACTCGATTATGCCGATGCTCATATATACGAACCCCATGCTCGGTAACTACGGCCTGAGAACAATTTTGGACTATTCAAGGTTCTTTAACCAACCCTTTGCTGCCCACAATGTCGGCTTGCGTTACGGGGAAGCAGTGGTACATCCTAATCAACATAGCAGTCGAACTGATTGTATGCACCACTTTTACGTCTTTGTATGAGTACCACTGACTTGATTTTTAGCGACTACGAGTATGATTATTATGACCTACGCATTTATGAGGTATACTGGCGTGGCGGAGCTGGCAGCTGTTCACGTCCGTATAGCTTCACTAAACGCAATCTTGGACTTTATTGACATCGACCCTGCTATAGTATAACACGTTGAAGACTTGGGCTGATTACCTAGTCGACAACGCATTGTTCCATGGTTTAGAGTAGGTCTGGCTACAATTAGATTGAATATGGTTTATGAATTTACCCTAGGGTAACCGGAGACTGGTTCGTGGGAGACGCTGCTGGTCCTTCCGCTAATATGACAAATGTCGCACTAAAGGGGTTGATTGCTCTTCAGGTGAGATATCCAAGTGCAATCATTCTTGAGTCATGAGGATTGACCAAAATTGACTGTGTATAGAGTATGGTCGAGATTCAGAGCTCATTGATAGATAAATCTAGCGAGTCTCCTAAATACCTCGTAAGTGATGCAGGGCTCGACCCCCGGGTCTATAGCAGTACTCAATTTCTTCAGAACGCAGCCAACTCAGGACTGAAGCAATGGATCCAGCATAGTGATTATGGTACGAAAGTTGCATACCAGTCCAACGCGAAGAATTATCTTCTCCGCGCTCTCTATGCCGACAAacttcttgggttgaactttGTTCCTGAGAGTGTGTACCAGCGGCAAAGGGCCCAGTTCGCGTCCGATCTGAGTACGTTCCAGAGCTTATTCTTAATTAATCACTTGCTCTAAAACGTGACTGTTAGAGCAATATGGAGTGCCCCTGACCGACCAGAACAACTTCACTACCATTACCCACCAGTACTTTACCATTGCGGCATTGACCGCTAATAACTCGAGCTTCCTCAGCAATTCAGCCTTTAGAGCGATCAAGAACTATACCGGATCATTGATTAACGCAGACCTAGCAGCTCTTGCTGATACATACGATGCTGCAACTGGGGCTGCTGCAGCTGGATCCGCTGCGCGTGGAAGTGTCGGTGGTTCTTTTACTGTTTTAGCTCTTAAAAAGTGGGTTGATTCTGAATCATTTAGTCAAGCCACGCTAATCCTATATCGTTCGTAGAGGGGAGGTCAAGCAGATTCATCCCATTATGGTACCTACTCCCAATTCTACTATAAAGACTCGTGAGTCTCAACCTTATactgtgtatatatgcgttgaCAATCAATCACAGCAGTGGCTCTCAACTTCATGGCTACGGTCGTAGCCTTTGTGTCTTTGGTCTTCTTGATTTAAGCAATATGGATCAGTCGTTCCCAAGCTTCTCAGCCCTGGAAACCCGTTGGTAGTCCGGTCTAGCGAATTGTTTTCTGTTTATGACTGAAAAGGTTATGGTTTATCAGCGTATACAATCTTATTAAACAAATGAGTCCTTGTAATAATAAATTCTGCTCTGGTACTGAATAAGATACAAGCAAAGACGCAAGCTAGCGCTGAAAACACTTCAAATCACTAAATTACAAGGTGGTATCACTATCGCCTCCTATTGGTAAGCTGAATAAGTTGAGAAAATCCCGTTCTTCATGATCATATATTATGGGCGCTGGAGTTCTCGGAAGCAACATCCACTGATTCAGTTGTGTATATTCACCACATAGTCCTGTTCCCGACTTGAATAGAGGATTGGTTTATGATGCGACAACTACTAATATGGCTCTTCACTCAATGGTTGGTTGATCAAGTAAGTAAATAGATCGAAGCTCAGCAAACTTGATTATATAAATAAATACTAGTAAGATACAGCCGAAGTAGCAACAGTTCGCATATGCAACCAGGTCAAATTAGTATATGAGCACACATTCGACTAAATCCAACAACGATGTGATACATCCAGAGTACATCTAATAGTTGAGTAGGACAGGACTAGGTCAGGAATCTAGAAGACAAACATGCTAAGCCTGAGAGCTGGTAGCTGTGCCCTGGCTCTCGATATCGGACTCAAACCTTGGTTTCGTTTGAGATAGTTGCAGTTCGTGATGATCGTCCTTGTAGGACGCCAGAGCAAGGCTACTCGGAGATGAGTGGCTCTCGACGGGCTGTGGATCAGACAGATGTCCGATAGAGGAGTTTTGACCTTCCGAATGAGGAACTCTTGGGGATTTGGGCCGAATGATATGCCACGCAACAAGCACGTCTTCTTGACTCCCAAAAATAAGAAAGATGACAACCCCAATGAAGGCAATGATGATATCGGGGACTTCGATAGAGAATGTGAGGACCGCAGCAATAAAACTGAGGACCAAAGCGACCTGCAGGCACATAAATACTCAAAAAATGCAATGAATAGTATAGGAAGAAAGGCTTACGAAGATAAACAAAGCAAAAGCAACGATCCTAGCCAAGAACGGAACAGACACTTCTCCCACTTCGGCACGTCCAAGTTTTTTCGACTTCCGAAATCGCCGATACACGAGAATCACGGTCCAGCCTATATTTCTTATCTCAACACCGCATTGTAAATGATATATTAAAGAGATGCGGACCTTGGAATATTAAGCATAGGATTAAAAGCACGGCCGCAAGAACGGAAGAGACTATACCTAGGATTCAGATGTAAGGAAAAGACAGCACAGAATCAGCAAAGAGTACGAACTAAGGTCTTGGTTGTCTGAGATACAATAGAATGACGATCGGTGAACGCGCGAACTGATCTGTGTTGCTGCAAAGATCGCGGAGAGGCCAATCCACACTAGCCATGGGAAGCCGAGTAACTAGATGTTCCGCAGTCTAAGTGAACCCTGATGACCCAAAAGGAAGGGTAGAACGTACAGTAATGGATAGCCATTTCGATTCCTTAGAAATAACGGCGTTTGTTCGTACGCTCCATGTGAGGCTCCAAACCTATTCCAATATCATTCAAACCTCGGTAATCGTCCGACCAAAATTGGGATGGTACATACTTTCCAGACGACTGTCAGAGCTGCAGCTGACATTCCGGGCGGCTGAGCTGTATTCCGATGAAAAATTTGGCTTAAGAAGAGGCTAATTAACGCACAGGGGCGGAACTTACCGAGCATGATGGCACTTTGGGCTTGACATAATGCATAGGGCGGCTCAGGCCCGTCTAATTGCCGAGTAAACAATCTACACGTATCCTTCAGACCCCCTATGGTCATCAATTAACGCGAAGCTTACAGCAGAGATCCGGCTAATGATGACAGTGCTATGGAAGGCATATTAGTATAGAGGCTTAAGGGGGAGGGAGGCGACGACCTACTCCAGAGGAATGTGTTGTTCGGTAACGTCGGGTGTCGCTTTACGGATGAACAAAACAAGAACGTGAGCGTTAGAAAGGGCAGTGTTACGAAGCCGAATAGCTGTATATTTAATGGTGAATTAATGTCGAGGGTCGACCAGATAGCGTAAACATGCCTGGAACGTAAAATATATTATTCGTGGTGCATTGGGCATGGAGAGCGCTGTCCGGTCTGGCCGAGGTTGACGCGAGAGCCGATATGATGAGGGACCACTTAGGCCTGCCGATGTACCCAATGGCAGCCAAAGCAATCCGAGGCCCCCCGGGTAGATGTAGGGAACGGATGGGAGGGGCTCGTCAATCAGTCAGTCAACACACGAGAAAACTCGGGTGTGAAGGTGGCATAAAGGATCGTCGTGTGCGATAGACTTTGCCGAGACTCGGATGCATCACATCCAAATAATCGAAGCATGGGACCTGGCGCTTGTGGTTTCCCCTGAATCTTGTTCTGAACAAGGCCGGAAATAAAGTAATACGGCATTTGTACCTGTAACTAATCTATGCCGCCGGATGTGGCTGCAGACGGCAACATACCGATCACCAAGCAACAGGCTACCCACACGGGTGAATAAATGTACGATTCTATAGGACGAATAATTGTGGGATATCCCAGACCGAACGACAGACGGACAAGTAAGATTCTGTGAGAAAACTGTTTCGAGACCGGAGACAGCTTGACTACCACCCAATTTACATGTTCCATCCGCCTCCCCTGTTGGGTGATGCAGATCCCCATGTGCCTCCAGAATTGGCAGGGCTGTTAGACCCCCATCCTCCGTTACCACCCCGAGGACTAGCAGATGAGCCCCATCCTCCGCCTCCTCCACGAGGGCTTGAGCCCCATCCACCCGCAGCTTGTCCTGGGCTTGCAGCTCCCCATCCTCCAGTTTGAGCGGGAGATGCAGCAGCACCCCATCCGTTTGTTTGCTGACGTGCACCATTGGTTTGAGGAACAATTGCAGCTCCAGCACCTGTGTCTCCGTCGAATTCGTTCCGAGGTGTCAATCCGTGAATAATGTTCCCAAGTTTAGTTTGCAGTTCAATCAACCCCTAGCCACTACTTTGAGTATATAGGAAAATCATCAAGAGCAAGTGGCCACACCTTTAAAACGACTTCTCTAGGAGCAACCTTCCCGTCTGTCTCAATATCAAAGTAAAACTTCTCCGGTTTAGCCATATAATCAAATGACTCGTCATCTCTTGGGGGCTCCTCCTCTTTCGCATTTTCGCTCAGCGGCCATTCAGCGCGCGAGTCAACTTCGTACCAGTAAGTGGTGTGTCGGAGCTTATTGTATGGGTCATATTCAAAGCCGACACCTGTGCAGGGAGACCACTTGGCGTGTTCTTTTGCTGTGCCCTAGGTGATACACATAAAGTCAGTGAGGGCAGACGAAACTGATATTGAGGTGGATAAACCTTTTTGGCTATACAGCGTAGCCTGAGCTCCTGCCCTTTTCGTATCCTGCATAGCAACACAGGGGGAACATTCGGATCATCTGGGCTCATTTTAATATCCACAATGAGTCAAGTGACGCCAGAATGACTATACCTTTCCCTATAGGTGTCCCGAAATTCGGTGGTCGCTTCTGCAATTCATCGCCCTCCTCTCCTTCATCTTCCCCTCCAAACTCGCCTCCACCTGAAGGGACAACATCGAGATTGTTGGAAGTAATGTCAACAGGTTGGTTTGTCGACGAAACGTTCAAGTATAACTCGACCGAGCAGTATTTGCATCGGGAGATACATGTACAATCCTAAGCGGGAAGGAAAACGTGTTAGGGGGAAGGGGTGACGCGGAATAACACGCACCCTTGTATACCTCAATGCCTCGTCGCAATTTGTGCTCACGAGAGGGACCATGCCCAGTCGGTGCGCCAAAAACTCATCGGGTAGAACGGTCGTGTTGCTCTCGATTTCGACTAGGTCAATAGCTTCAAACCCCAGGTATTAGATCCGATTTGATTCTCTAAATAATGAATGTTTACCAATTGTTGGCAAATCAGCCATGCAAACTCGTCGAAGAGAGTTGGCAAAGCTATGAGAAAAATAGCAGTTGATTGCAATGTGGCTGTAAACATTACTAGTGGAACACTAACGCAAGCTCTACACCTTCCAAAACAAAATTGACCGATTGTTTTTTGATATCCCGGATCGTCAGGAGCGGTCCTGTGCTCGTTTCCTGATTCATCTTTTCGTTATTCTCTCGTAATTAAAGCTAAACGTCAATAAATAATATCGTCGTAGTTGGGGTGCGGTGCAACTCACGGCGCTTGTTCCTCGATGACCAAGACACGCGACACGATCGAAGAAACAAATGTCAACAGAGATGACAGATATCATCCGCTTCTTGGCTCAACTCTCCACCACTTGAGTTTCGCATTGTTTTGGGTATCAAAAACAACGTGATCAAAAACAGAAATCTACGCATAattttctcctttttttcAATATGTCTGGCCGAGTCACTAGGTCCGCCACACGCCTCCGATCCACCGCAACCGAGAGCCCAGCTACACACCCCGTTGAACCAGCTACACTTCCTCGTCGCAAAAAGCCTACAGCTTCTGGCCGTTCTGGATCACCAACTCCTTCCAAACGACCTGCTCCTACTTTGAGGAAAGTCAGTGGATCGGCTGTAGAACTGCCTACCCTTCCGCCTTTCATCGAACCCCCCTACGATCCTGCTCTTATCCCAGCAGTCTTGACCTTTTCATTTGATAAAGCAAAAGAACATTTAATAAGGGCTGATGGAAGATTTGAGAAAATATTCAAAGAGCTGCCATGCAGGCCTTTTGAGCATTTGGAGCCTGTCGATCCATTTCAGTGAGTGATAGATCTCCAGTCATAGTGGGGGTAATTGACTGATACAGCCACATTGGCATAGAACACTGGTTACTTCCATCTTGTATGTACAACATCACTTTCAGTGTGCAAGGTAATAGGTTATTTGATGAGCGACAGAGGCCAACAGATATCATGGCTCGCCGCCAAGTCTATTCGGCATCGGTTTCTACGTCTCTTTGACCGTTCGTTGCCCGAAAAAGTATCACTTAACTATGACCAGTGAGCTTTCTTCTTCCTTCCTCGCCTGATCAGACTACATGGGATATCATCCAGGGGATTAAAATATACGTTCCCATCTCCAGGAAGAATCGCGAGCGTAGACGAGGGTATTCTAAGGACCGCGGGGCTGAGTGGACGGAAAGCAGAATATGGCATGGACAATCACGGTCTAGTATACCTCGCCGTACTAATGACCAATCGGCCCAATAGTGCTAGACCTTGCAAAGCGGTTCGCAGACGGCCGACTATCAACTCAAAAACTGGCCAATACAACTGACGAAGAGCTTTTGGAAATGCTAATTGCTGTGCGAGGTATTGGAAAGGTTTGTCTCTCCCCGAGCAGATGTCCCCCCGACACTCACGCTGGGACATTTCTAGTGGACTGTGGACATGTTTGCTATTTTCTCCCTTCGTCGCCCCGATATCCTACCCGTCGGTGACTTGGGGACTCAAAAAGGATTATTGAACTGGGTACTTTCGAGCCATGACCCCGAAAAGCACTCACTTTGCATCGATCCTAAGAAACTTCCTAAAACCGATGACGACGAGCCCGAAAAGCCAAAAGAAGCAAAGGCTGTTGAATCTGGAGAGGACACATCAGTTCTTCCGACACCGGCTCAAGCATCTACATCAAAGTCCACAGCGGCAGCGCCAGAAGTTTCGAACCCAAAACAATTCGCCACCATTCCACTCGTACCGGTCACACCCGTACCACTTCCAGAAGGAGTAACGCTCGAAATGCTCAAGGCTCGCGCAAACGGGAAAAAGGCCAAAGGGGGATGTTACCTGTTACCCAACGAGATGGAAGCTTTGACCGCTAGTTGGAAGCCTTATCGGTCACTCGGTGAGTCTCTTTCGGCCCAAACGATAACAGGAATTGATGATGTTGGTACATTAGGGGTGTTTTATCTGTGGGCTCTTGTCGATGGACCGAAATAACATTGTAACAGAAAAATCTTGCTTTTTTAATCTAGACTGGGTCAGGCTTAGCAGCACACAGTGTAGATGTATATAATAGCTTTTCTCCCTCAGCTTTAGGACAAGGATATGCTAGCGCATGCACTGGGCCGATAAGTATGCTGAAGGAGGTACATAATAAAAACGCATACAACTGGCTCATAAATTACAAATCAAAGTCAGATATTTCAATTGCCGGGTTTGCTAATATATTATAACAAGGCACAAGATGAACATAGTTCCGGTCAACATATTTGATCATGGCAGTTACAGAAAATATTTTTTGAGGGTGCAGAAGTAGATAGTGGGTGCTGTAAAATGGACGGTCAATAATGCACCAATAGCCTGTTCGGCCCACGTCGTTTGTTCCCAATGTTCACAATACGTTTGTATGCGCGAAGCACGCAGATCAGGAGCCAACACGCGCCCGGAACCACGTTTGTCATACATTTGTCATAGACTTGATCGTTTTGGCTCTCAACAGCCAGCAGCGTTGCCAGTTCTCTCGTCCCGATCACGACCAGAGCTCGAGAAACCCTCGTTGCTTACCAGATTCTCACAGGCCGCTCATTTGTGTTGAAATACAGTCAAGATATGGAATCAGCCGTCGCTGTGGAACCCATTACGACTGGAAATAAAACGATGGAAAGTGAACCTACAGGTACGCGCGGAGGTTCCTCTGTCTATCTTTTCAGCCTGACGTTAAGCTTTAATAGTGGCATCACCacgctcttcttcttcctcggtcgTACACGCCCTGAACACGTCCAAGTCCACAACAACATCTACTACAAGTGTTGATACTCCCAGAGACGGGGATTCTCCGAGGCCTAGTACAACACCTAAAGAGACTGATACTATTAAAGATACCGAAGATGAATTTCAAGAATTATCTCTCGACGATACCGAGGCCGCAGACCCCCGTTTTTCGACGGTCCCGCTCTATACACCAAGTGTCAAGTCACGACCCCTTGATTCACCTGAACAATCCAAACCAGGCTCCCCCACTGGCAGGCGGCGATCCACATCGGTTACCTCTCCTATACCTGCGGTAGCAGCTCTGAAGCAGTCTCGTCGTAAAACAATTGCGTCGGGTTCATCGGCAGGAAATTTACCGTTGCTCCTTGCGCGCCTTGAACAAAAGTCGgccaagaagaagcagaccctTCGTTGAAACGGGCGAGTGTGGACGGAGCAAGTAAGCTGGTTGATGGCTTCaagaagatccatgatgacTCGGAAGGAGATACGGCTGGAGCTGTTGATTGGGGATTCTGGGGTGAAGTGGTTGCGAGTGAGTGTTGAGCCATGCCGTCTC
The window above is part of the Rhizoctonia solani chromosome 7, complete sequence genome. Proteins encoded here:
- a CDS encoding DNA-directed RNA polymerase II subunit RPB3, which encodes MNQETSTGPLLTIRDIKKQSVNFVLEGVELAFANSLRRVCMADLPTIAIDLVEIESNTTVLPDEFLAHRLGMVPLVSTNCDEALRYTRDCTCISRCKYCSVELYLNVSSTNQPVDITSNNLDVVPSGGGEFGGEDEGEEGDELQKRPPNFGTPIGKDDPNVPPVLLCRIRKGQELRLRCIAKKGTAKEHAKWSPCTGVGFEYDPYNKLRHTTYWYEVDSRAEWPLSENAKEEEPPRDDESFDYMAKPEKFYFDIETDGKVAPREVVLKGLIELQTKLGNIIHGLTPRNEFDGDTGAGAAIVPQTNGARQQTNGWGAAASPAQTGGWGAASPGQAAGGWGSSPRGGGGGWGSSASPRGGNGGWGSNSPANSGGTWGSASPNRGGGWNM
- a CDS encoding GTPase-activating protein GYP5 — translated: MSGRVTRSATRLRSTATESPATHPVEPATLPRRKKPTASGRSGSPTPSKRPAPTLRKVSGSAVELPTLPPFIEPPYDPALIPAVLTFSFDKAKEHLIRADGRFEKIFKELPCRPFEHLEPVDPFQTLVTSILGQQISWLAAKSIRHRFLRLFDRSLPEKVSLNYDQGLKYTFPSPGRIASVDEGILRTAGLSGRKAEYGMDNHVLDLAKRFADGRLSTQKLANTTDEELLEMLIAVRGIGKWTVDMFAIFSLRRPDILPVGDLGTQKGLLNWVLSSHDPEKHSLCIDPKKLPKTDDDEPEKPKEAKAVESGEDTSVLPTPAQASTSKSTAAAPEVSNPKQFATIPLVPVTPVPLPEGVTLEMLKARANGKKAKGGCYLLPNEMEALTASWKPYRSLGRSFVLKYSQDMESAVAVEPITTGNKTMESEPTVASPRSSSSSVVHALNTSKSTTTSTTSVDTPRDGDSPRPSTTPKETDTIKDTEDEFQELSLDDTEAADPRFSTVPLYTPSVKSRPLDSPEQSKPGSPTGRRRSTSVTSPIPAVAALKQSRRKTIASVGQEEADPSLKRASVDGASKLVDGFKKIHDDSEGDTAGAVDWGFWGEVVANYEEVARTRPTELAQAIENGIPASLRGMMWQLMSASKDAALEKIYSDLIKKPTPHEKAIMRDLGRTFPNHEFFTDGSGVGQENLFNVLKAYSLYDPDVGYCQGLAFIVAALLLNMPDEEAFCVLCRLMHSYDLRGHFLPDMPGLQLRLYQFDRLVEDVLPVLHIHFVRQGIKSSMYCSQWFLTMFSYRLPLDLVFRIMDTVFANGIEAIFGFSLVLLYNNEEAILKLKFDQILEYLKGPLFDSYKIPESERSSTSSSALEYRADDFVQDAFKISRTFTPFMLDSYAGEYQAKVKAENAHQEEMDALRAINRNLSQHVKQLEASLAQINTEHCALVKQLVMSKLEQEELEGELVKFKILYAELMHQKEDDNHRASIQSMKAARASTTSSQLLTMTTTHL